Proteins encoded together in one Thalassotalea crassostreae window:
- the ptsN gene encoding PTS IIA-like nitrogen regulatory protein PtsN yields MNLSSILTPERTLCGVRGNSKKNVLEQISRVASTKIKSCDEKALLNSLMTREKLSSTGIGNGIAIPHGRIDNSEQPIAVLVTTESAIAFNAIDDKKVDIFFALFVPEDHCQQHLETLASIARLLSNKDISKQVRRCETSTQLYSLIERNT; encoded by the coding sequence ATGAATTTAAGTAGTATTCTAACCCCCGAACGCACACTTTGTGGCGTTAGGGGAAATAGTAAAAAAAACGTTCTGGAACAAATCAGTAGAGTTGCTTCGACTAAAATTAAAAGTTGTGATGAGAAGGCTTTACTCAATAGTTTAATGACTCGTGAAAAGCTTAGTAGTACTGGTATCGGTAATGGAATAGCAATTCCACACGGTCGAATAGATAACTCAGAGCAACCTATCGCAGTTCTCGTTACCACCGAATCAGCTATCGCTTTTAACGCTATTGATGATAAAAAGGTTGATATATTTTTTGCCTTATTCGTTCCCGAAGACCATTGCCAACAGCACTTAGAGACTCTGGCGAGTATTGCTCGTTTGTTAAGTAACAAAGACATCAGTAAACAAGTTAGGCGTTGTGAAACTTCTACACAACTATATTCACTTATAGAACGAAATACTTAA
- the hpf gene encoding ribosome hibernation promoting factor, whose product MQINLSGHHVEVTDSMRSYVNQKFEKLERHFDHINNVYVVLKVEKLQQIAEATIHLNGGEIFGSADHEDMYAAIDSLIDKLDRQVLKHKAKLSKH is encoded by the coding sequence ATGCAAATTAATCTATCAGGTCACCATGTTGAAGTTACCGATTCTATGCGTTCATATGTGAATCAGAAATTTGAAAAATTGGAACGACATTTCGATCATATTAATAATGTGTATGTTGTATTGAAAGTTGAAAAACTGCAGCAAATTGCGGAAGCAACGATTCACTTAAATGGTGGTGAAATATTTGGCTCCGCAGACCATGAAGATATGTATGCAGCTATTGATAGTTTAATTGATAAACTTGATCGTCAAGTTTTAAAGCACAAGGCTAAATTGTCTAAACACTAA
- a CDS encoding RNA polymerase factor sigma-54, with product MRPSLQLRMGQHLTMTPQLQQAIKLLQLSTLDLQQEIQEALDSNPLLEVDETGSNESDSESGNESIEQISSAEASLDGTEDAAPSRDEISTTEALNKTEIPEDLSVDSTWEESFSAGTSNTGIAASSDDDYVYQGETSDSIQDHLYWQMELTPFTDTDKTIATTIIDAIDDSGYLTITVEDVLESLGDEEVELDEVEAVLKRIHLFDPIGVGAQSIADCLLIQLSQFDKDTPHLDDAKNVIENHIDLLGNRDFRTIMRKTKLKEDELKEVMRLIHTLNPRPGDAIAKSDEQYVIPDVSVFKKNGRWTVELNPDTAPKLGINQQYAALTKSKTSESDGQFIRTHLQEAKWFIKSLLSRNETLLKVSNCIVQMQQAFFEHGPEAMRPMVLNDIAEAVEMHESTISRVTTNKYMHTPRGIFELKYFFSSHVSTESGGECSSTAIRALIGKLVEAEKPSKPLSDSKIALLLSEQGINVARRTIAKYREALGIPPSNQRKSLI from the coding sequence ATGAGACCTAGTCTTCAGCTCCGAATGGGGCAACATTTAACCATGACACCGCAATTGCAGCAAGCAATCAAATTGCTGCAATTGTCTACTCTCGACCTGCAACAAGAAATCCAAGAAGCTCTTGATTCGAACCCACTTTTAGAAGTTGATGAAACTGGTTCGAATGAATCAGATAGTGAATCAGGTAATGAGTCCATTGAACAAATATCTTCCGCAGAAGCTAGCCTTGATGGCACTGAAGATGCAGCACCTAGCAGAGATGAAATTTCGACAACAGAAGCCTTAAATAAAACCGAAATCCCAGAAGACTTATCGGTCGACAGTACCTGGGAAGAAAGCTTTAGTGCGGGTACATCTAACACTGGTATAGCAGCCAGTTCCGATGATGATTACGTCTATCAAGGCGAAACCTCAGATTCCATTCAAGACCACCTATACTGGCAAATGGAGTTAACCCCATTTACCGACACTGATAAGACAATTGCGACTACCATTATCGACGCTATCGATGACAGCGGCTATTTAACAATCACTGTCGAAGACGTGTTAGAAAGTCTCGGCGATGAAGAAGTAGAATTAGATGAAGTTGAAGCAGTATTAAAACGTATTCATTTATTCGATCCTATTGGCGTTGGCGCGCAATCAATTGCAGATTGTTTACTCATTCAATTATCACAGTTTGATAAAGACACGCCACATTTAGACGACGCAAAGAACGTTATTGAAAATCATATTGATTTACTCGGTAATCGCGATTTTAGAACCATTATGCGCAAAACTAAGCTTAAAGAAGATGAGCTTAAAGAGGTCATGCGATTAATTCATACGTTAAACCCAAGACCAGGTGATGCGATAGCCAAAAGTGACGAACAATATGTCATTCCTGACGTCAGCGTATTTAAGAAAAATGGCCGGTGGACAGTAGAATTAAACCCAGACACAGCGCCAAAATTAGGCATTAATCAACAATACGCAGCACTGACTAAAAGCAAAACCTCAGAGAGTGATGGCCAATTTATTCGTACCCACTTGCAAGAAGCTAAGTGGTTTATCAAGTCACTATTAAGTAGAAATGAAACCTTATTGAAAGTATCAAACTGTATCGTACAAATGCAGCAAGCTTTTTTTGAGCATGGACCAGAAGCGATGCGTCCAATGGTGTTAAATGATATTGCAGAAGCTGTTGAAATGCATGAATCTACAATCTCACGAGTAACGACAAATAAGTATATGCATACACCTAGAGGTATTTTTGAGTTGAAATACTTTTTCTCTAGTCACGTAAGCACTGAAAGCGGCGGAGAATGTTCTTCTACAGCGATTAGAGCGTTAATTGGAAAATTGGTTGAAGCTGAAAAACCAAGCAAACCATTAAGCGACAGTAAGATAGCTCTATTATTGTCCGAGCAGGGAATTAACGTTGCAAGGCGAACTATTGCTAAATATAGAGAAGCATTAGGAATCCCGCCTTCGAATCAAAGAAAGAGCTTAATTTAA
- the lptB gene encoding LPS export ABC transporter ATP-binding protein has translation MTATLKAENLAKAYKGRKVVKDVSITVNAGQVVGLLGPNGAGKTTSFYMIVGLVPSDDGKVSLNGEDLTLQPMHERARQGIGYLPQEASIFRKLSVFDNIMAILQTRKDLDDVGRQEKLESLVEEFNIGHIVENTGQSLSGGERRRVEIARALAADPQFILLDEPFAGVDPISVGDIKKIILHLKARGIGVLITDHNVRETLDVCEHAYIVSHGELIAEGNAEQVLSNQHVRDVYLGEKFTL, from the coding sequence ATGACAGCAACTTTAAAAGCAGAAAATTTAGCCAAAGCCTATAAAGGCCGAAAAGTGGTAAAAGATGTCAGCATAACAGTGAACGCTGGACAAGTTGTAGGGCTGTTAGGACCAAATGGTGCAGGTAAAACCACCTCGTTTTATATGATTGTTGGCCTAGTTCCTTCCGATGATGGCAAAGTAAGTTTAAATGGTGAAGATTTAACCCTGCAACCTATGCACGAAAGAGCTCGTCAAGGTATAGGTTATCTACCACAAGAAGCATCGATATTTCGGAAATTAAGTGTATTTGACAATATTATGGCGATATTACAAACCCGTAAAGATCTCGATGACGTTGGCCGTCAAGAAAAGTTAGAGTCATTGGTAGAAGAGTTTAATATTGGACATATTGTTGAAAACACAGGGCAAAGTTTGTCAGGCGGCGAGCGACGTCGTGTTGAAATCGCGCGCGCGCTAGCGGCCGATCCACAATTTATATTGCTCGACGAACCTTTCGCAGGTGTTGATCCTATATCGGTTGGCGATATAAAAAAAATAATTTTACACCTCAAAGCGAGGGGGATTGGCGTACTTATTACTGATCACAACGTTAGGGAAACTCTTGATGTCTGTGAGCATGCGTACATTGTAAGCCATGGAGAATTAATCGCGGAAGGCAATGCTGAACAGGTGCTTAGTAACCAACATGTTCGAGATGTATACCTAGGTGAAAAATTCACGCTATAG
- the lptA gene encoding lipopolysaccharide transport periplasmic protein LptA yields MNRKLSLSLFALLTATFANAAEVDFTQEIKIVAKKQSSDLKNKIASYMEDVKITQGSLNIEADIVQVSNDANSESKTYIARGKPAKFSQLLDDGQKIELQANEISYSPSSQMIIIKGNAKVSQEGSMVQGDIITYNIATEQLSAESTEAVTTILKPEAKKAVDKKTEEKLDSTIENNQ; encoded by the coding sequence ATGAATCGTAAATTATCACTTTCATTATTCGCTTTGCTTACTGCAACTTTTGCAAACGCTGCAGAAGTTGATTTTACACAAGAAATTAAAATAGTCGCGAAAAAACAATCAAGCGACTTAAAAAACAAAATTGCTAGCTATATGGAGGATGTAAAAATCACCCAAGGAAGCTTAAATATAGAAGCCGATATAGTGCAAGTGAGCAATGATGCAAACAGTGAAAGCAAGACTTACATAGCTCGCGGTAAACCAGCAAAATTTAGTCAATTACTCGATGATGGACAAAAGATTGAACTACAAGCAAATGAAATAAGCTATTCACCTTCTTCGCAGATGATCATTATAAAAGGTAATGCAAAGGTCAGCCAAGAAGGTAGTATGGTGCAAGGCGATATTATCACCTACAACATTGCTACCGAACAACTAAGTGCTGAAAGTACTGAAGCGGTTACTACAATATTGAAACCGGAAGCTAAAAAAGCGGTTGATAAAAAAACCGAAGAAAAATTAGATAGCACAATCGAAAACAATCAATAA
- the lptC gene encoding LPS export ABC transporter periplasmic protein LptC, with amino-acid sequence MSRLHGISTIVFVIALAIYGYMQWQQSQITVPIIVNEEISPAFVAKKLSTSQYDAQGQLVHTIYAENMTYFSQDNQTLFEQPQYTIFPKDNKPTWTLSAKTGSLTKGHLLSLNDDVKLVSSEENGLVSEIYGQSLLMDFNTNIISTEQTIIIKGKDFRMYGSGLEVDINTTKMTLINHEQTIYKKHES; translated from the coding sequence ATGAGTCGATTGCATGGTATCTCTACCATAGTTTTTGTTATTGCGTTAGCCATTTATGGTTACATGCAATGGCAGCAATCGCAAATAACAGTACCTATAATAGTGAATGAAGAAATCTCTCCAGCATTTGTCGCAAAAAAATTAAGTACCAGTCAGTATGACGCCCAAGGTCAATTAGTTCATACAATTTATGCTGAGAACATGACTTATTTTAGTCAAGATAATCAAACCTTATTTGAGCAACCTCAATATACCATTTTTCCGAAAGACAATAAGCCAACATGGACCTTAAGTGCAAAAACAGGTTCATTAACAAAAGGCCATTTGCTTTCGTTAAACGACGATGTAAAACTTGTTTCCTCTGAAGAAAACGGTTTAGTCTCTGAAATTTATGGCCAGTCATTACTAATGGACTTTAACACTAACATTATCTCTACCGAGCAAACTATAATAATTAAAGGCAAAGACTTTAGAATGTATGGCAGCGGCTTAGAAGTAGATATCAATACAACTAAAATGACGTTAATTAATCATGAACAAACAATTTATAAAAAACATGAATCGTAA
- the kdsC gene encoding 3-deoxy-manno-octulosonate-8-phosphatase KdsC — MVNTLYGQVPSETLSIAKNIKLLICDIDGVFSDGRIYLGNDGEELKAFNTKDGFGIKALGDSGVEVAVITGRKSNIVENRMRSLNVKHIVQGQEDKLPSLKKIATQLELNAEQIAYIGDDVPDLPCIKHVALGVAVNDAHPLVKQGADYKTFNNGGCGAVRELTDLIMQAQGTLLDAKGSSV; from the coding sequence TTGGTAAATACTCTCTATGGGCAAGTTCCAAGTGAAACGCTCAGCATTGCCAAAAACATAAAATTGCTAATCTGCGATATCGATGGCGTATTCTCCGACGGCCGAATTTACTTAGGTAACGATGGTGAAGAATTGAAAGCCTTTAATACCAAAGATGGTTTTGGCATTAAAGCACTCGGTGACAGCGGCGTCGAAGTAGCCGTTATAACTGGCAGAAAGTCTAATATTGTTGAAAACAGAATGCGCTCATTAAATGTGAAGCATATAGTACAAGGACAAGAGGATAAGTTGCCTTCATTGAAAAAAATTGCAACTCAATTAGAACTTAATGCCGAACAAATTGCCTATATAGGTGATGATGTTCCGGATTTACCTTGCATTAAGCATGTTGCTTTAGGCGTTGCCGTGAATGATGCTCATCCATTAGTAAAACAAGGGGCTGATTACAAAACTTTTAACAATGGCGGCTGCGGTGCTGTAAGAGAGTTAACCGATCTTATCATGCAAGCCCAAGGAACGCTTTTAGACGCGAAAGGTAGTAGTGTATGA
- a CDS encoding KpsF/GutQ family sugar-phosphate isomerase has protein sequence MPNAEQFKNNAAKVIDIEQQAVANLHKYIDDSFTDACKLMFECQGRVIVIGMGKSGHVGGKIAATLASTGTPAFFVHPGEASHGDLGMVTKDDVVLAISNSGETGELLQIIPVIKRIGAKLISMSGNTESTLAQLGDTHICIAVPQEACPLGLAPTSSTTATLVMGDALAVALLNARGFTADDFALSHPGGSLGKRLLLRLTDIMHSGERLPVVNEAALIKDALVEMSKKGLGMTAIVDNNSILTGLFTDGDLRRILDEQVNIHQDPISSVMTKKPIVAKQEMLAAEALKAMEDKSINGLIIVDNKHQPIGAMNMHDILKAGVI, from the coding sequence ATGCCAAACGCAGAACAATTTAAAAATAATGCCGCTAAGGTTATCGATATAGAACAACAAGCTGTTGCTAATTTACACAAGTATATAGATGACAGTTTTACCGATGCTTGCAAATTGATGTTTGAATGTCAGGGCAGAGTTATCGTAATAGGTATGGGTAAGTCTGGTCACGTTGGCGGTAAAATTGCGGCTACTCTTGCAAGCACTGGTACGCCTGCATTTTTTGTTCACCCTGGCGAAGCAAGTCATGGCGACCTAGGGATGGTAACTAAAGATGATGTGGTATTGGCAATTTCCAACTCTGGCGAAACCGGTGAGTTACTGCAGATAATTCCGGTAATCAAACGCATCGGGGCTAAATTAATTTCCATGTCAGGCAACACTGAGTCAACATTAGCACAGTTAGGTGATACCCATATTTGCATCGCCGTACCGCAAGAAGCATGCCCTTTAGGATTAGCGCCAACATCAAGCACAACAGCAACATTAGTTATGGGGGATGCTTTGGCCGTCGCACTACTTAATGCCAGAGGTTTTACTGCTGATGACTTTGCATTGTCACATCCCGGTGGGAGTTTGGGTAAACGTCTATTATTAAGACTGACCGATATCATGCATAGTGGTGAACGATTACCAGTTGTGAACGAAGCGGCGTTAATCAAAGACGCTTTAGTTGAAATGTCGAAAAAGGGGTTAGGTATGACTGCTATCGTCGACAATAATAGTATTTTAACTGGTTTATTTACCGATGGTGATTTAAGGCGTATTCTTGATGAACAAGTGAACATTCATCAAGATCCTATTAGTAGCGTTATGACTAAAAAACCTATTGTTGCCAAGCAGGAAATGCTTGCAGCTGAGGCATTAAAGGCGATGGAAGATAAAAGCATTAACGGACTCATTATTGTTGACAATAAACATCAACCAATTGGTGCAATGAATATGCATGATATTCTAAAAGCAGGAGTAATATAA
- a CDS encoding calcium/sodium antiporter, whose translation MFIEILILIISLAALVYSADKFVFGAAAIARNFGIAPMIIGLTIVAMGSSAPEMIVAATAALQGSSDTAIGNAIGSNITNIALVLGITALFKPLLVSSMTLKREIPILLVITLIASYMLFDLNFTFIEGVILMVGFVAFISILLLVSLKQRKSNKIDDPMILEAEQDIPENVKTAAAMFWLTFGIILLPLSAHFLVDSATFIAKAFGISDLVIGLTIIAIGTSLPELAASVMSIIKKEDDLAMGNIIGSNIFNILAVLALPALIAPGTVDSEVASRDAPYMIGTTFLLFLLCFSRSGQFRITRMKGAVLFIGFIAYQYLIFSQ comes from the coding sequence ATGTTCATTGAAATTTTAATATTAATAATATCCCTTGCAGCATTAGTTTATAGTGCCGACAAATTTGTCTTTGGCGCGGCAGCAATAGCCAGAAATTTTGGTATTGCACCGATGATTATTGGCTTAACAATAGTTGCCATGGGCTCTTCGGCTCCAGAAATGATCGTCGCTGCGACAGCCGCGTTACAAGGGTCTTCTGATACGGCAATTGGTAACGCCATTGGCTCAAATATCACTAACATAGCTTTAGTGCTCGGTATCACCGCTTTATTCAAGCCACTTCTTGTTTCATCGATGACGCTGAAAAGAGAAATTCCAATTTTGCTGGTTATCACGTTAATTGCCAGCTATATGCTATTTGATTTAAATTTCACCTTTATTGAAGGGGTGATTTTGATGGTAGGTTTTGTTGCCTTCATCAGTATTTTATTACTCGTTTCACTCAAACAGCGTAAATCAAACAAAATCGACGATCCGATGATCCTTGAAGCGGAACAAGACATTCCTGAGAATGTAAAAACTGCCGCGGCAATGTTCTGGTTAACATTTGGCATTATTTTATTACCTCTTAGCGCTCACTTTTTAGTAGATTCTGCAACTTTTATAGCTAAAGCTTTCGGCATCAGCGACTTAGTCATAGGTTTAACAATCATAGCGATTGGCACCAGTCTTCCTGAGCTTGCTGCCAGTGTTATGAGTATTATTAAAAAAGAAGACGACCTAGCAATGGGTAATATTATTGGCTCAAATATCTTCAATATTCTTGCAGTCCTTGCACTACCTGCTTTAATTGCACCTGGCACAGTTGATAGTGAGGTCGCAAGTCGAGACGCTCCGTACATGATAGGCACAACCTTTTTACTATTTTTGTTATGTTTTAGTAGAAGTGGCCAGTTTAGAATTACGCGCATGAAAGGCGCAGTATTGTTTATTGGCTTTATTGCCTACCAATATCTAATATTTAGTCAGTAG
- a CDS encoding outer membrane protein OmpK, producing MKTALITFVTSTLLVSSYAQAEQFYGFADASINYLDWTDKAEDRTDPNIGGLGGPKEDFIYLEVEGGAGFDWGDVYGFFDLENAENSRTEGANDTSGFRIAMKGSIAVNIGESNWNLYSHFYSFTEASGGFFDQNLVIGASYDIFTESGFWIKPFLGVHIENQTYAGSGTNGYMGGWVLGYDFQLFEQKFTVSQWHETEFGRKDQFRSNGVGTLSDTGQNGAVALWWHISQSVTTGLQYRYADHKLGTAAYHDAIIYTAKYNF from the coding sequence ATGAAAACAGCATTAATTACGTTTGTTACTTCGACATTGTTGGTGAGTTCGTATGCGCAAGCTGAACAGTTTTATGGTTTTGCAGATGCATCTATTAACTACTTAGATTGGACTGATAAAGCCGAAGATCGGACTGACCCCAATATTGGCGGTCTTGGTGGGCCAAAAGAAGATTTTATTTATTTGGAAGTCGAAGGCGGCGCAGGGTTTGATTGGGGCGATGTTTATGGTTTCTTTGATTTGGAGAATGCCGAAAATAGTAGAACAGAAGGAGCAAATGATACTTCGGGTTTTCGCATTGCAATGAAAGGCTCTATAGCAGTCAATATCGGTGAATCAAATTGGAACCTTTATTCCCATTTTTATAGCTTTACCGAAGCGTCGGGAGGTTTTTTCGATCAAAACTTAGTCATTGGTGCTAGCTACGATATCTTTACTGAATCAGGTTTTTGGATTAAGCCATTTTTAGGAGTCCACATTGAAAATCAAACCTATGCTGGTTCCGGCACAAACGGTTATATGGGCGGTTGGGTGTTAGGTTATGATTTTCAATTGTTTGAACAAAAATTTACTGTCTCACAATGGCACGAAACAGAGTTTGGCCGGAAAGATCAATTTAGAAGCAATGGCGTCGGCACGTTAAGTGATACCGGTCAAAATGGCGCAGTCGCGCTTTGGTGGCATATTAGTCAATCGGTTACCACAGGTTTACAGTATCGTTACGCCGATCATAAGTTAGGAACTGCAGCCTACCACGATGCTATCATTTACACTGCTAAGTACAATTTCTAA
- the mlaF gene encoding phospholipid ABC transporter ATP-binding protein MlaF, translating into MSENIVEIKNLSFYREERCIYDDISLTIPKGKVTAIMGPSGIGKTTLLRLIGGQLKPSQGEILFLGEDIPQLSRAKLYELRKKMSMLFQSGALFTDMNVFDNIAFPMREHSKLPEDLIAKMVMMKLEAVGLRGAMDLMPSELSGGMARRAALARAIALDPELILYDEPFAGQDPISMGVVVRLIKDLNDALGLTSVVVSHDVPEVMSIADYIYIIAEKKIIGEGTPEQILEQKSDLVQQFIKGEADGPVPFHFPATKFEEQLLGGKS; encoded by the coding sequence ATGTCGGAAAATATAGTTGAAATTAAAAATTTAAGTTTTTACAGGGAAGAGCGCTGTATCTATGATGATATAAGCTTAACGATTCCGAAAGGAAAAGTAACAGCTATCATGGGACCTAGTGGTATAGGTAAAACCACCTTATTAAGATTAATCGGTGGACAATTAAAGCCGAGTCAAGGTGAGATCTTATTCTTAGGTGAAGACATCCCACAGTTATCTCGTGCGAAACTTTACGAACTTCGTAAAAAAATGAGCATGTTGTTTCAGTCTGGTGCGCTGTTTACCGATATGAATGTCTTTGACAATATTGCATTTCCTATGCGCGAACACAGTAAATTACCCGAAGATTTAATTGCAAAAATGGTCATGATGAAATTAGAGGCTGTTGGATTGCGCGGAGCGATGGACTTAATGCCTAGCGAATTGTCTGGTGGTATGGCAAGAAGAGCCGCTCTTGCTCGTGCTATTGCTCTTGATCCTGAGTTAATTCTTTATGATGAACCATTTGCAGGACAAGATCCGATTTCGATGGGTGTTGTGGTGCGTTTAATTAAAGATTTAAATGATGCCTTAGGACTCACTTCTGTTGTTGTCTCACACGACGTTCCAGAAGTGATGAGTATTGCCGACTATATCTATATTATTGCCGAGAAGAAAATTATAGGCGAAGGAACACCGGAGCAGATTTTGGAACAAAAATCGGATTTGGTTCAACAATTTATTAAAGGTGAAGCGGATGGTCCTGTGCCATTTCATTTCCCTGCAACTAAATTTGAAGAGCAACTGTTAGGAGGAAAATCTTAA
- the mlaE gene encoding lipid asymmetry maintenance ABC transporter permease subunit MlaE, protein MVDKIQLLGRTTLNILAGLGRAMIMLLSAIIQVPNPRKGWPLLAKQLYSVGVLSLLIIIVSGTFIGMVIALQGYTILEGYGAEASLGPMVALSIIRELGPVVTALLFAGRAGSALTAEIGLMKATEQLSSMEMMAVDPLRRVVAPRFWAGFIAMPLLAAIFTAVGILGGHLVGVDWLGLDSGTYWSVMQANVDWNEDILNGVIKSLVFAFVVTWISIYKGYDCIPTSEGISRATTSTVVQSSLIVLGLDFILTALMFAN, encoded by the coding sequence ATGGTTGATAAGATACAGTTATTAGGTCGTACAACATTAAATATATTGGCAGGTTTAGGCCGGGCAATGATTATGTTACTTTCGGCTATTATACAAGTACCCAACCCCCGTAAAGGCTGGCCTTTGCTCGCCAAGCAGTTATATTCAGTTGGCGTACTTTCACTATTAATTATTATCGTATCTGGTACGTTTATCGGTATGGTAATCGCGTTACAAGGCTATACCATTCTTGAAGGCTATGGTGCTGAAGCCAGCTTAGGGCCAATGGTTGCATTATCGATTATCCGCGAATTAGGACCTGTTGTGACAGCGCTTTTATTTGCTGGTCGGGCAGGTTCCGCCTTAACTGCGGAAATTGGTTTGATGAAGGCTACTGAGCAATTAAGCTCAATGGAGATGATGGCGGTAGACCCTTTAAGGCGCGTTGTTGCTCCGCGGTTTTGGGCAGGTTTTATTGCAATGCCGCTATTAGCTGCGATATTTACAGCAGTCGGTATTCTCGGTGGGCACTTAGTTGGTGTCGATTGGTTAGGTTTAGATTCAGGTACCTATTGGTCTGTTATGCAGGCTAATGTTGATTGGAATGAAGATATTTTAAATGGCGTTATCAAGTCATTAGTATTTGCTTTCGTAGTTACTTGGATTTCGATTTACAAAGGTTATGACTGTATACCAACTTCAGAAGGTATAAGCCGGGCGACAACGAGTACAGTAGTTCAGTCATCGTTGATAGTTTTGGGCTTAGACTTCATTCTTACAGCTCTAATGTTCGCAAATTAA
- the mlaD gene encoding outer membrane lipid asymmetry maintenance protein MlaD, producing the protein MVSKKIELMVGLFVAIGIAAILMLALKVANAGLQGNGETYQLFAKFDNIGGLKERSPIKVGGVIVGRVKGIKLDDEDYMPVITMEIYSQYDHFSEATSVSILTSGLLGEQYLGLQPGFVDEELGIGILQPGDYIEDTKPALVLEELIGQFLFSQGDDE; encoded by the coding sequence ATGGTGTCGAAAAAAATAGAATTAATGGTTGGTCTTTTTGTAGCAATTGGTATTGCAGCAATTTTGATGTTGGCGTTAAAAGTAGCAAATGCTGGTTTACAGGGAAACGGTGAAACATATCAGTTATTTGCCAAATTTGATAATATAGGTGGCCTAAAAGAACGCTCTCCAATTAAAGTTGGTGGTGTGATAGTTGGTCGTGTTAAGGGCATTAAACTTGATGATGAAGACTACATGCCAGTAATTACAATGGAAATATACTCTCAATATGACCATTTTTCTGAAGCGACTTCAGTTTCCATACTAACCTCTGGTTTGTTAGGTGAACAATATCTGGGCCTGCAACCTGGTTTTGTTGATGAAGAGTTAGGTATTGGTATTTTACAGCCCGGTGATTATATTGAAGATACCAAGCCAGCATTAGTGTTAGAAGAACTGATTGGTCAATTTTTATTTAGCCAAGGTGACGACGAGTAA
- a CDS encoding ABC transporter substrate-binding protein gives MMKLIKNIILSAVLFGSLFSASASAATEVDKSDPYKMIEEVSVITFKRFADEEAEIKKNPEILKDIVREELMPYIFYQYAAAKVLGVHLKGTKQKPTSREDVQAFMLAFREYLITSYAQVFTLYEQQEVIFEPPRKIDAKQKIVVVGVNIIDDDRPPISIQFKVRKNAKIKGWQAYDLVAEGISLLDAKQKELRSILAEKGVANVTEMLKEKSQRKIVFKDGPTDIDKKLKEQED, from the coding sequence ATGATGAAGTTAATTAAAAATATAATCCTAAGTGCAGTGCTGTTTGGCAGTTTATTTTCCGCGTCTGCCAGTGCAGCAACAGAAGTTGATAAGTCAGATCCTTACAAGATGATTGAAGAAGTATCTGTTATTACTTTCAAAAGATTTGCTGATGAAGAAGCCGAGATTAAGAAAAATCCAGAAATATTAAAAGATATTGTGCGTGAAGAATTAATGCCATACATCTTTTATCAATATGCAGCAGCCAAAGTATTGGGGGTGCATTTAAAAGGTACTAAACAAAAGCCAACCTCACGAGAAGATGTGCAAGCATTTATGCTGGCTTTTCGTGAATATTTAATTACTTCATATGCACAGGTATTTACATTATATGAGCAGCAAGAAGTAATATTTGAACCACCAAGAAAAATCGATGCAAAACAGAAGATTGTTGTTGTTGGGGTCAATATTATTGACGACGATCGACCACCAATTAGTATTCAGTTTAAAGTTCGTAAAAATGCTAAGATCAAAGGCTGGCAGGCATATGATTTAGTCGCCGAAGGCATCAGCTTGTTGGATGCAAAGCAAAAAGAATTACGTAGTATTTTAGCGGAAAAAGGGGTTGCTAATGTGACCGAGATGCTAAAAGAAAAAAGTCAGCGTAAAATTGTTTTCAAAGATGGTCCAACGGATATCGACAAAAAACTGAAAGAACAAGAAGATTAA